Sequence from the Macaca fascicularis isolate 582-1 chromosome 16, T2T-MFA8v1.1 genome:
ctgttttgctttgctttgctttgtttttgagacagggtctcgttctgtcacccaagctggagtgcagtggcacaattaccactcactgcagcctggactttcgtgggctcaggtgatcctcccacctcagcctcctgagcagctgggactacaggtgtgcatcaccactcCTAGCCaaattgtttttggtatttttttgtagagacagggttttaccatgttgcccaggctggtctcaaacttctgggatcaagcaatccacctaccatggcctcccaaagtgctggattacaggtgtgagccacttcacccagctcAATCCTGTTTTTATACTAGAAGAACATTCTCTATCTGGGTCTTCCAAACTCGATTCTTACTGGTTTATATGTCCTGTTCTTTTGTTGGTCCAAGAAAATATCctgaagtctttatttcttctccgTTCCCTCCTTGTTCTAGGACAGACTAGCCCTGTCTCTTTCCTGAATTAAGTTTGAGTACAATTGGTCTTTGAGTGTGGAATAGCTCCTAGCAGTCTATCAGTCAGTGGTTTCTGTTTGTGGTCACACTCTATGTTTATTCTGGAGACTACAGCATGGAATGAAaatggactttggagtcagatgaATCTTGATTCAGATCTTGGCAGTGCCACTCATCAGCTCTGTGGCACTGAGCACATCAGTGGACCACTCTCTGATCCTCAAttgtcttatctgtaaaatgagatgacACACCCCTGCTCAGGGCTATGGTCGGATTAGAGATGATATGTGTAAGACAGCTTTCCCAGTGCCAGGTACACGCTGTGTCCAATAAGAAGTTACAAATGTTCCTGAGTCACCCCACTGGATCCCTCTGCACATCCAATGCTGGACTCTTCATGCCCAAGGAAACATACAGAGCACAAAATTCAGTGGCACTCAGCTCAGCAGAAGAAGGCACAGGAAAGAGATGGGGGGGGGGGTCTTGGCTCCCCCTTTGTTCTTGGGGCCAGGCTTGTGGCCAGCCTGGAAAGACTGACATGAACCCTCCAGCATCTGGGGGTGCCAATCACCAAGAGCAGCACAGTTGTTGTCTACAAGCCACTTATAGCAGGTGTGAACATTTCATCTTTCCTCTGTGGTTTGCAATTCTCCCCCCAGGTCTCGGTCACTTCCTTTGGTGGTACCACTTCCCTTTTCTTCTAGCCTGCAGTTCCCTCAGCTTTCCTCTATGATGACATCGCCCTGGGGAAGAGAAGCTGAGAGGAACTCCTCACTCAGCTAGCTTCAGGAGCCACGACATCATCTCTACCATGGAAATTCCACTCGCTCTGCTGAGCCCCCACATTTGTCCCAGGCCTCAGAGTCTCTATAAAGAGAGATTCCCAACTCAGTATCAGCACAGGACACAGCTGGGTTCTGAAGCTTCTGCGTTCTGTAGCCTCACCTCTGAGAAAACCTGTCTTCCACCCACACCATGAAGCTGTGCGTGACGGTCCTGTCTCTCCTCGTGCTAGCAGCTGCCTTCTGCTCTCCAGCACTCTCAGCACCGAGTAAGTCCACTTTCGCAGCTGCTGTTTCCAGAGCCGAGGTGCAGGCAGAGTCTTTTATTCTAGTCGTGGCTGGTCAAACAGTGGGATCTGGGGATGGGACAAAAGGCAGCTAGGAAGATTGCCACGAAGTCTGCGCTAAATGTAGAGTCTAGTATTCAATAACATTCAAGTTCGTATTTTCTCAAGAATTAGCAACTAGCAGAGGAAAAAGATGGGCTGGAAGTCAGACTGTTGAATTGGCTCTGCCTCTAATTACTTGTTCAAGCAAGCCCCTGTCCCTCTCTGTGCTTTGGTTTTCCCATCTGTCACATGAAGGGAGTGTGATGTGTTCTGAGACTGAATCCAGTTCCAGTCTTCTagatttctttcttgttcttgtcTGAAGATCCAGTATTCAGAATAAGACTCCCGCTCAGGTGAGGTGGGAATGGATACAAGGGACCATATTTGTGGTTCCAGTAGCTCCACAGGGATGCTCAAAGAAGACACAAAACTAGAAGCCAAAATAAAGAGCTCCCATGTGCAGTGTTGATCTCACCCTGGCCTTTCCTTTCAGTGGGCTCAGACCCTCCCACCTCCTGCTGCTTTTCTTACACCGTGAGGAAGCTTCCTCGCAACTTTGTGGTAGATTACTACGAGACCAGCAGCCTCTGCTCCCAGCCAGCTGTGGTGTGAGTATCAACCCCTGGGCTGCTCTGGGAGGCAAGGGTGAGGGCTGGATTTTAAAAGGGGGCCTGTTTTGGGGAGGGGGTGATTGAGCAGTGGGGAGGCAGTTCTCAGGGCCGAAGGCTTCCCCGAGAGCAGTGAGGACACAGGTCATGAACTCACTTTTCAAGTGCTGAAGGCGGCTGAGCAGGAGCCGAGAGAGAAGGGGTTTCTGGGGAGGAAGTTATCCCGAGGACAGGAAAGCAGGGGAAGTCGGACAGGTCACATGAGATAGGGACTGATTTCTCAAACCGTGCTAGAAAGACATGTGGAAAAGTCACTGCCAGGCTGGCAGGGAATGGGGAGATCTATTCATATTGATTGTAATGCCCACTGGTTCCTAATCTGGGAAACCCCTGGGGCCCACAGCTAACTCCAGTGGGTGGAAGTTACAGGGAGTCTGGTTCCAGTGCTGCCCCGGGAAGGATCCCATGCACCAGAGCTGCCCACGTGGACCATGGTCAGGCAGAGGAAGATACCGACCCCAGGCAAGGGAAAAAGCCAGATGACCTCAAAGGTCTCATGGGATTCTCATCTGTCCGCTCCTTGTTCTACAGATTCCAAACCAAAAGAGGGAAGCAAGTCTGCGCTGACCCCAGTGAGACCTGGGTCCAGGAGTACGTGTATGACCTGGAACTGAACTGAGCTGCCCAGAGACAGGAAGTCTTCCGGGAAGGTCACCTGAGCCTGGACGCTTCTCCATGAGACGCATCTTCTCCACACTCAGGACTCCTCTCCGCAGTTCCTGTCCCTTCTcttaatttaatctttttatgTGTCGTGTTATTGTATTAGGTGttatttccattatttatatttgtttagcCAAAGTGTCTCCTATGGAGATGGTCCACCGTCACTGTTTCTCTGCTGCTGCAAATACATGGATAACACCGTTAATTCCATGtgttttcataataaaactttaaaataaaatgcagacagtttctttgtgattttaatttgatttGGGGGTAAAAGGAATTGCCTGGTACTATCGGAGGGGCAAACTACAGTTTCCAAAAGGAGTAAGAATGAGCAATTGCTGCATCCTTAATATGAGCTCTGGGCTGAGCACTCTTCATACATCTCACTGCGTACTTTCAACAAGGGTTTTAACACCCTTATGAAGTAGGGACTGTTGTCCCCAGTTTCACAGTtaaggaaacagaggcagagaggtgaagtgacttgttGAGGCTCGTAGGTCGACTTGGGGAGTGTCATGAAAGAATGCCCCAAAAAAGGAGCTTATCATTTCAACATCTTGAGGGGAAGTTGTAAACAGGGGAAGCAGCACAGCAAAGCGGGAAGAAGAGTGAGAAAACTGTCTTCATCATCTGATCACCAGCATAACATTGGGAAAGTCATCTTGCCTTATTAGACCTCAGTGTTcacacctgtgaaatggggataacatTAACCATTTCGAAGGGCTGTTGTGAGGTGATATGTAAAGCACCCATCATGGGACCGGGCACCTGGAagattctctccttccctctgtgaGCTTCAGCCTTTTCGCTTAAAATGGACCTAGCAGTTATCAGGGTCATCATGAGGATTAGATTAGTTAGTTGACGGATCAGCACTCTAAAGCCCAAGCTACAGTGAAGTGTTGTCATGAGGACAGAAGGATGGAGGtctgtttcgttttttttttttttttttggcagagtctcgctccttcgcccgggctggagtgcagtggcacaatctcagctcactgcaagctccgcctcccgggttcatgccattctcctgcctcagcctctggaggagctgggaccacaggggtccgccaccacgcccggctaatttttgtatttttaatagagacgggatttcaccatgttagccaggatggtctcgatctcctgacctcgtgatccgcccgcctcagcctcccaaagtgctgggattacaggtgtgagccatggcacctgacCGGAGGTCTGGTTTTGTTTGGAAGTGTTGCAGGAGTAACCTAAAGCCACTTCTACTTAATTATCCTTCAATCAGAACTGCCTATTCCATGGGTCAGAGACAACACGGCTCTGAAACAGAATTACATGCACAATAAAGCCTGATCCACAGGACATAGACTCATGGTCTACTAAAGCTAAAAGGAAACTTTAGACCATCTCGTCCAACTCTCTCATTTTATGGAAACTGAGGGCCAAGGCCTGGGAAGTAACTTGCCACATGTCACTCAGCGAGTGCATAGCAGAGCAGGACCCTGGCCAGTGCCAGCTCCCAGGCTCGGGCCCTTTCCTGCACACCTTCCCTAGTGACACACCTCTGTGGTCCCCAAAAGGGAGACTGGTCAAGTAAGGACAAGGCCGAGACTACCTTGAAAATCCTTCGAGTGTTCTTAGTCCTATGCAAAAGCAGAATTGGGGCCCTGTACTTCTCTGGGGAAAACAGACACAATTCCCTTCCTGTTCTGCCCTTAGTCACTTCCGTCATTCCAGAGCCCCAGTGGAAGCCTCCTTCAGATTCTGCGGGGACCGAGAGGAGGAGGTTGGGGGCATAGCTCATCCAAAACAGATGTGAGGAGAGGCTGGCAGTGAAGAATGTGCCTGGCCATAGTTTCTGCTTTCATTTGCCTAGATCTGAGCTGTCCAATATGTTAGCCACTGGCCAAAGTGGCAATTTACAATTTcattacatttaattaaaatgaaataaaatttaaaatttagttcctGAGTCACACTATcgcatttcaagtgctcagtagccctTGGTAACATGGCTAGTTACCACGTTAGACAGCACGGATTATGGACTTTCtgtccatcatcacagaaagttccgTTGGAGGGCAGTCTCCTAGAATATTCTCAGAGCCTAAAGAAAGTGAAGGGAGGGACAGTTGGGATGTCCTGTAAGATTAGGGTGTggatttggagaaaaatatacaATTCTATTCTGAGGGGATGGGATGGGAGAGAGAATGGATGACCGCAAGCCAGAGACAAGGTATAGATCACTGTGGTagctgaataatggcccccaagaCATCCACATCCTATTCCCCAGAACCTGTCAATGTCACTTTATGTGGCAGGAGGGACTCTGGAGATATGATCAAGTTATGGATCTTGAGATGAGTGATTGCCCTGAATTATCTGGTCAGGCCCTAATGTAGTTgtaagtgtccttataagagggaggaagagaaaaatgtggCAATAGCGGAGAAGGTAGCAATGTGACCAGAGAAGCAAGATGCTATGCTGCTGGCgtggaagatggaggaagaggccaggAGCCAAGAGGTGTGAGGATgcagctctggaagctggaaaaggcaaggaaatggttCCTCCCCTAGAGCCTGCAGAGGGAGTGCGGCCCAGGGAAACTAGTTTCAGACTTTTCACTTCTAGAACTTTGAGAGAATAAATATGTGGTTATAAGACGCTAAGTGCGTGGTAATGTTTTGCAGCAATAGAAACAAATACAACCACCAACTGACGCGTCACCAATAGCGACCCCCAGTAGCTCAGTGTGGCAGGAAAGGGAGCATTCTGGAGGGTGAGCCAAACCTCCCTGCAGGAGGAACCCAGGGTGAGAGGGACACACCTCAAGGAGATGGACTATAATGAGGAGAGGCGTCCCAAGGGGAGATCTGCTTCAGCAACTGAATTCTGGGGCTGAGGCTTGACCCAGGGTCCAGGACCCTTAGGAAGCATGCCTCTTCTAGAGACACCTAGGGTGCTCTGAGGGGTCCCGGATTGTTACCTGGGAGAGTCCATCCTCTCATCTGTCAGATGCAGCCCAGAGCAGAACCATGACCTGTCTCTGGTTCATTGTTAGTGAGCAGGCAGGGCTAGGGCCAGAATCAAGCTCTCCTCCCTCACGATGGAGTCCCTTTCCCACTCAGCAAATGGGAAGGGAGGAGCTCAGCTCCACAGAGGCAGGACCACCAGGGAAGGCTGCAGGAGCCTGGGCAGCCTCATGAAGAAATGCTTCACCAGGAATTACAAACGGCAGCATGGAATCCTCGAAGTGGGGCAATGTGGGACTTCACCTGTTGCACAATATGAGACTGTTTTTTCCTGTCTCCTCTTTTCATACAACTTCCTTTTCTCACCCTGGGCCCAGAGAGCTGAAATCTTCTCATTCGACGTTCCAGTTGAGGTTTCTCCAAGTTTCTGGGTTGGGGTGAAAGCCAGAACAGACAAAGCAGGACACTTGAAAGGAACTAGGGATTACGGAGCAACCTCTAGACATCCGCCCTGTCTTCCTGCTCCTTGCAGTGCCCACCTCCCCCTGCTCACTCTCCAGATGGGAGTCCATTTCCTTATGTACATGTTCCTTTAGGACACGTTCATGCAAACATATCCttatcccccaccccacctcaacCTGGAACCCTCCATCGTGCTCCCATTGACACAGGCATTTTCCTCCAAGGAGGCCAGGAGCCGAGCAAACTGAGGCAGGGATCAAGGGAGCAAGACGAGCTGAGGATGGTGACAAAGCCACAGCTCTTCCTGGCAGCTGAGACCAGCGACCAGGTGGCAGTCCTGTGCTGCAGTCTGCATTCACCCTTTACAGACTTGAAGGCCTTAATGCCTTCTCTTTCCCACTTATCTCTACCTGTTCTCCCGTCTAAACTCCTTCCCTCTTGGGTTGCCACTGAGTCTAGCAGAcaggaaaatggaagaaaggaattAAGAGACAAAATCGTGGCTGCgtttttctaccttttaaatagttttgtttttagatacaATCAACACTTTGTATATGTGGGTTCCACAACTGTGGATTCAACCAATGATGGATGGAAaatatctggggaaaaaaaacacaataggccaggtgtggtggctcacacctgtaatcccagcactttaggaggccaaggtgggaggaataTTTGAGCTTTGGAATTAGAGACCGtcctgagcaacataacaagaccctgtctacaaaaaagtaccaaaattagctgagtgaggtggcacatgtctgtagtcccagctacttgggaggctgaggcaggaggatcacatgagcccaagaggcagaagttacaAAGAACTGAGATGACGTGaatacactccatcctgggtgctAGAGCaatatcctgtctcaaaaactgaaaactaaaaaaatacaaataaaaaacaatgcagtataacaaccatctacatttacatttattaatagcatttacattgtttaGGTATTCTAAGTAATCTAGAcattaaagtata
This genomic interval carries:
- the LOC135967628 gene encoding C-C motif chemokine 4 — protein: MKLCVTVLSLLVLAAAFCSPALSAPMGSDPPTSCCFSYTVRKLPRNFVVDYYETSSLCSQPAVVFQTKRGKQVCADPSETWVQEYVYDLELN